From the Salmo trutta chromosome 2, fSalTru1.1, whole genome shotgun sequence genome, one window contains:
- the LOC115162851 gene encoding gamma-crystallin S-1 isoform X1, with translation MEKAYCTPSPKVGMHLRTIINILQLCDEDRPVLLTSTVMMGKKLSVQIIFYEGRNFEGRHYECSGDCADMHSHFSRCNSIRVDSGCWMAYEKPNFSGYQYMLTRGKYPDHHRWSGFNDCIRSCRIIPAYNGNYRMKIFERSDFGGKMMELSDDCPNLQDRFHRRDISSCNVMEGYWILHEHPNYRGHQYFLRPGEYNKHSDWGSMSSTIGSVRRVRAEAKQPIKLSLDRSV, from the exons ATGGAAAAGGCCTATTGCACCCCGTCTCCTAAAGTGGGAATGCACCTTCGGACTATAATAAACATATTACA GCTCTGTGATGAGGACAGGCCTGTCCTGTTGACCTCCACAGTCATGATGGGTAAG AAGCTCTCTGTTCAGATCATCTTCTACGAGGGCAGGAATTTTGAGGGACGCCACTATGAGTGCAGTGGTGACTGCGCTGACATGCACTCCCACTTCTCCCGATGTAACTCCATTCGGGTGGACAGTGGGTGCTGGATGGCCTATGAGAAGCCTAACTTTTCTGGGTACCAGTACATGCTGACAAGGGGGAAGTACCCTGACCACCATCGCTGGTCCGGCTTCAACGACTGCATCCGCTCCTGTCGCATAATCCCAGCT TACAACGGAAACTACAGGATGAAGATCTTTGAGAGATCAGACTTTGGGGGAAAGATGATGGAGCTGAGCGACGACTGCCCCAACCTGCAGGACCGCTTCCACCGGAGAGACATTTCCTCCTGCAATGTTATGGAGGGCTACTGGATCCTCCACGAGCACCCAAACTACAGGGGCCATCAGTACTTCCTGCGCCCTGGCGAGTACAACAAGCACAGCGACTGGGGCAGCATGAGCTCCACCATCGGCTCGGTGCGTCGCGTCAGAGCTGAAGCAAAACAACCAATAAAGCTGTCTCTAGATCGCTCTGTCTAG
- the LOC115162851 gene encoding gamma-crystallin S-1 isoform X2, producing MEKAYCTPSPKVGMHLRTIINILQLCDEDRPVLLTSTVMMGKIIFYEGRNFEGRHYECSGDCADMHSHFSRCNSIRVDSGCWMAYEKPNFSGYQYMLTRGKYPDHHRWSGFNDCIRSCRIIPAYNGNYRMKIFERSDFGGKMMELSDDCPNLQDRFHRRDISSCNVMEGYWILHEHPNYRGHQYFLRPGEYNKHSDWGSMSSTIGSVRRVRAEAKQPIKLSLDRSV from the exons ATGGAAAAGGCCTATTGCACCCCGTCTCCTAAAGTGGGAATGCACCTTCGGACTATAATAAACATATTACA GCTCTGTGATGAGGACAGGCCTGTCCTGTTGACCTCCACAGTCATGATGGGTAAG ATCATCTTCTACGAGGGCAGGAATTTTGAGGGACGCCACTATGAGTGCAGTGGTGACTGCGCTGACATGCACTCCCACTTCTCCCGATGTAACTCCATTCGGGTGGACAGTGGGTGCTGGATGGCCTATGAGAAGCCTAACTTTTCTGGGTACCAGTACATGCTGACAAGGGGGAAGTACCCTGACCACCATCGCTGGTCCGGCTTCAACGACTGCATCCGCTCCTGTCGCATAATCCCAGCT TACAACGGAAACTACAGGATGAAGATCTTTGAGAGATCAGACTTTGGGGGAAAGATGATGGAGCTGAGCGACGACTGCCCCAACCTGCAGGACCGCTTCCACCGGAGAGACATTTCCTCCTGCAATGTTATGGAGGGCTACTGGATCCTCCACGAGCACCCAAACTACAGGGGCCATCAGTACTTCCTGCGCCCTGGCGAGTACAACAAGCACAGCGACTGGGGCAGCATGAGCTCCACCATCGGCTCGGTGCGTCGCGTCAGAGCTGAAGCAAAACAACCAATAAAGCTGTCTCTAGATCGCTCTGTCTAG
- the LOC115162851 gene encoding gamma-crystallin S-1 isoform X3, translated as MMGKIIFYEGRNFEGRHYECSGDCADMHSHFSRCNSIRVDSGCWMAYEKPNFSGYQYMLTRGKYPDHHRWSGFNDCIRSCRIIPAYNGNYRMKIFERSDFGGKMMELSDDCPNLQDRFHRRDISSCNVMEGYWILHEHPNYRGHQYFLRPGEYNKHSDWGSMSSTIGSVRRVRAEAKQPIKLSLDRSV; from the exons ATGATGGGTAAG ATCATCTTCTACGAGGGCAGGAATTTTGAGGGACGCCACTATGAGTGCAGTGGTGACTGCGCTGACATGCACTCCCACTTCTCCCGATGTAACTCCATTCGGGTGGACAGTGGGTGCTGGATGGCCTATGAGAAGCCTAACTTTTCTGGGTACCAGTACATGCTGACAAGGGGGAAGTACCCTGACCACCATCGCTGGTCCGGCTTCAACGACTGCATCCGCTCCTGTCGCATAATCCCAGCT TACAACGGAAACTACAGGATGAAGATCTTTGAGAGATCAGACTTTGGGGGAAAGATGATGGAGCTGAGCGACGACTGCCCCAACCTGCAGGACCGCTTCCACCGGAGAGACATTTCCTCCTGCAATGTTATGGAGGGCTACTGGATCCTCCACGAGCACCCAAACTACAGGGGCCATCAGTACTTCCTGCGCCCTGGCGAGTACAACAAGCACAGCGACTGGGGCAGCATGAGCTCCACCATCGGCTCGGTGCGTCGCGTCAGAGCTGAAGCAAAACAACCAATAAAGCTGTCTCTAGATCGCTCTGTCTAG